One region of Trichosurus vulpecula isolate mTriVul1 chromosome 1, mTriVul1.pri, whole genome shotgun sequence genomic DNA includes:
- the LOC118838160 gene encoding perilipin-3-like, producing the protein MDHISTIGKETLHLAETRTSPSQTEKTVPEILIDAKEIVARITAKASSEPINQERMSIPQVPQEIPPSSKEIIPDKAQPSKESDSLLNASSGYSSKDDAISISNVSTRSVSNEEKILSGIQEEKQTLEQLKMTVDKYFPLSPNEEEDGGYFGLMSSKGTAYFTSLGSLPSHLQPQAYKHALENIRGAKNNMRNLSYHLYEAIEWTYQRRQGSEDGQNRYMALLQLWIKWSRSLSENVDGSTKLLEIQTLAMSRIIALKFESDFRDLMCQVQGLSSSIQIQDKLQQVSHNMHELYTTLSLNNRFEDLDQHHLAQLTQAQGIIEELFCFLEGSIPSG; encoded by the coding sequence ATGGACCATATATCCACTATTGGAAAAGAGACTCTCCATCTTGCAGAAACCAGAACAAGCCCATCACAGACGGAGAAGACTGTCCCCGAGATACTTATTGATGCAAAAGAGATTGTGGCTAGGATTACTGCCAAAGCTTCAAGTGAGCCTATCAACCAAGAGAGAATGAGCATACCACAAGTACCACAGGAGATACCACCTTCATCTAAAGAGATCATACCTGACAAAGCACAACCATCAAAAGAAAGTGATTCATTACTGAATGCCAGTAGTGGTTACTCGAGCAAGGATGATGCCATAAGCATCAGTAATGTGAGCACAAGGTCTGTGTCTAATGAAGAGAAAATCTTGTCGGGAATCCAAGAGGAGAAACAAACACTAGAACAATTAAAAATGACTGTGGACAAATACTTCCCACTCTCACCaaatgaggaggaagatggaGGTTATTTTGGACTCATGTCTTCCAAAGGCACAGCCTACTTCACATCACTAGGTTCTCTGCCAAGCCACCTCCAGCCCCAGGCATATAAGCATGCATTGGAAAATATCAGAGGGGCCAAGAACAACATGAGAAACCTCTCGTACCACCTCTATGAAGCAATTGAATGGACTTACCAAAGAAGGCAAGGTTCTGAGGATGGGCAGAATCGCTATATGGCCCTATTACAGCTGTGGATCAAGTGGAGTAGGAGCCTGTCCGAAAATGTCGATGGCAGTACAAAGCTCTTGGAAATCCAGACTCTGGCCATGTCCCGTATCATTGCTCTGAAATTTGAGTCGGACTTCAGGGACCTCATGTGTCAAGTCCAAGGTCTCTCAAGCAGTATACAAATACAAGACAAGCTCCAACAGGTTTCTCATAACATGCACGAGCTTTACACCACCCTTTCACTAAATAATAGGTTTGAAGATCTAGACCAGCATCATCTGGCCCAGCTCACTCAAGCCCAGGGAATTATAGaagaattgttttgtttcttagaaGGTAGTATTCCTTCTGGTTGA